The window AATCTGAACATTATACAACAATCTGTAGGGACACTGAATCtacaatattatttatgtttgaATTGGCGCAATTTTGAGAAATACACCGCCATTTTCAATTTTCACTATCGTTTCTTGGCAACACCGGATGTTGGTATGTTTCGCATTTGTATACTTGTATCATCACTTCCGGCTGTTACCCGCTGAAACGGTCTAAGGATTGTACGCCATTATTGCATACGGACGCTACAGTGCACTATTCCAAACATTTTGACCGGTTTTTGCTACATTTATCCTATTCATTCATAGTTGAAGATCTATAATGAGTGATATCGAGGTAAATATTACATTtgtcttttttaaatattacttttacgtgtaattttatacatattgtGACCGTAACGACATGCGGCTGATCACAGCCATTATCGATCCATCAACGTTCAACTATGTTTCACATTTATATTACCAGTTTAATGCTCTTATTTTACTCTTAAACCATTAAAAATTTGCAGATTTATTGATAGTGGTGTCATTaacctttttatttttataaaatatatttgttgaCCCAACTAATTTATTGCAATTCTGTTTTAACTATAATTTAGAAGGTTAAGCGTTTGAATCTccatgattattaaaattaacaatattcggaaaattcaaaatatgttcaattaatttacaatataaattatttttttatttcatttctatataacattcttgaatttatagtttaaaaagtaaaagaaacataaataaattaaaatacctgTAGAGAACTaaaattatattctttattCCAGAGGAGTGGTAGTCGTAGTGCAAGTCCTAGAAGACCAAGAACAGCAGATGGAGGTTTAAGAGACTCACGTTCACATTCAAGATCACGTAAATCACGGGAACGTAAAGAATCTCACCGACCAGTGAAAGAATATTCACGATCACGAAGCCGTTCAGTTTCAAGAGGAAGAAAGTCATATCGCAGTAGCAAATATGCTAGTGCTGGTCACCGTGGTAGTAGTCGCAGTCGTAGTCGTTCTCCTTATAGGGGTGGTCGATATTCTCGAAGCAGGTCTCGATCATACTCTCGTTCCCGTTACTCTCGTGAACATGATAGAAACATTTATCGTTCACACTCTCGGAGCCCCATGTCATCTAGACGACGTCATGTTGGAAACAGAGATAATCCATGTCCTTCCAGATGCTTGGGTGTATTTGGGCTTTCCATTTTTACAACTGAACAACAAATACATCACATTTTTTCCAAATATGGACCTGTTGAACGTGTACAAGTTGTAATTGATGCAAAGGTACTTGAATATTAACATTTTATaaactataatataatatttacatactAACATACGTTAATTGCTGAAAGATCTAACATTAATGTTCACATATACATACAACCCCGTaactattaaaaaaagaaaaggggaaTAGTAAATTATACCAGAGATTTAGAACGTTCATGCATTAAGTTTGTGTAAAACGTTAAAGGCCTCTGGTCACATTTTATTTTATCCAAAAACCAAACAGAacaaaattttgtatatatttatttttcatatttttattaaaaatcgtaTAACATATTGatgcataaatatttatattttagacTGGACGATCCAGAGGATTCTGTTTCGTATATTTTGAATCATCTGAAGATGCTAAAGTAGCAAAAGAACAGTGCACAGGGATGGATATTGATGGTCGAAGAATAAGGGTAGatttttcaattacacaaagagCTCACACACCAACTCCAGGAATTTACATGGGAAAACCTACACATTTACATGATAGAGGATGGGATGGACCCAGAAGACGAGAGTGAGTTTGTATTTTTTTAAGATATAATTCCTAAATGAAACTTACAAAAAGACAGAAAGactattatttttctttcattaaacAGTAGTTACAGAGGAAGTTATCGACGTTCACCTAGCCCATACTACAATCGCCGTCGCTCACGCTACGATAGATCTCGATCACGCTCTTATTCACCACGTAAGTTTACTTTTTGTTCTGTCACACGACCTAATATAAGCAGTCTACATGGATATGTGTCtcctttaaaaatatttacatagcATTTAATCAATTAAGATAACTAGATCtaacaaaatacaaaaattcaTTGATTTAATATTGTATAATTCGCCAGGATTCGCATTTATGAAcctaaaaatacattaaattataaaaatactttaaacttattcataaaagattaaattaaatgtcaatcatatatgttattatatacatatatagtatataatattgaatttattataaaattttaaataatattaaaatatttatcaactaTGAAATCTAATGTTTTACTTGAGttttttattttagtttaaattattttcagaaTTTTCAGAACTATTAATATACAAAACATTAACATATTTTAAAGAGTTGCATGCAATAAAATTTCACTGTTTGAAGTGCTTTCTCACAAAGATTAGCTTTTTTTGACTAAACTGAAGATACTAAACAGTGTTAATATATTTCTCCTATTCAgtgttgtatatatatatatagctatattttaatgaatgaaaaactgtatatttacatatacagaATACACATTTGAACACAATTGTAAGTGATTTcgaaatttgtataataattcaCTTATAACTGAAGTTCTTAATTTAGATTCATATTTTCGTAGACCGCTTATATTTACTTCAAGAAAAATGTTTAAGTACAAATAAGTAGTTAAATTAGCAAGAATGGAAGACAGGAGCATCAAGGAATGCATCCGATAAATCGTACGGTAGTAACTAAGTGTAACCCGTAACATGGGTCAAACAATCATAGTTTTTGTTGCTTAATGAATTTCAGGTCGATATTAAGTGACACGAGTGTGATGCGAGAGGCCAGGTGTTTGGGAGACCATTTGTGTGACTTGACCCTTTGACCTCAAATTTCTTCTAACAATACTGTACCGGGTCAAAAAATGCAAACGCTACATTCTTACTACTATTCTTACCTTACCTAGTTCTGCATTATATGCAATTAATATACGGCATTTAAATTACGATCGTACAATATCAGTTAATCAAATAATCTAATATGCAAAGAAGTGTAGTATATTCTTTGCATGAAAGAGTAAGGTTAGAATGGACGCAAACAAAACCTTATTTTCACAATGTTTCATTTCCTAAGAAATTGTTATGAAGATAAGGTTTACGTATTATAATATGATGCTAATATGTGAAGGTTGGAATATAATTGTTTCTATCTTTCTTtgatttcaatttaatttcaattttgcttaaaaattatattccaGCCATTCTGTTTTTTTAATATAACTGCTAAAACGTGTTACAAATCAGGAAAAAATGTGGTATTGCtaaatgtttatataaaaaagaaaagtataaaaatatggaAAGACCGAAAGACATACAGAAAAGAAtgaaacaaaacaaaaataaaattaaaaatagaagTAAGTTCTCTAACCTGTTTGTTTGTTTATAAGGTTTTGAATCAAGAGGTATTGGATGATAGAGGGAAGTTTGAAGTTTCACTCTGAAAAAATGAAAGTTTTGAAAAGTTGAAGACAAGATATCTGAAGATGTTTGTCTTGCTCGAATTTCGAAGATCCGAAGGTTTTTCGCGCTTGTGACAAAGAATATGATCCGAATCGCATTCCTTACCGGCTGAGAAGTCTCAAGCCTAGAAGAACTGCAAGCCTCAAGACAGTAAGAAATCGTTGATCGTCAGGCCCCCGACCTGGACAAGCCAGTGGTTGGGGGTGAAACTGGTCGAACGTTTCAGAAAATGTTCAAGAAGCATCGAAATCTTTTATGAGTAGGGAAGAGCGTAAGCTGCTCCAAGGTTTATACCGATCATATTCTTTATCAGTTGATTTGGTTAAATAATATATCCGTAAATAggtgttatataataaataaacatataTACCTTCGCCCTTATTCCCTCCACCATCCTAAAACCTCCTATTTATCCTTAAGGGTAACATCCTATTGTTTTCACTTTGTATAGGAATAAGCAGCGGCAATtcgaattgaaacaattaataaatagtgtttttttaatataaattatttacctATCATTTATTACCTACAAAACCATAAATAGTTACGGCAATTAGTAATCTCCAAAAATTTTTTTGAACTTTTATTTGAATCTTATGAAAACTAACAATTATAAAAGTATAACAAATTCATGACTTGAACtagtaataaaaattgaatataaAGTTTTGTAAATTAGAGAATATTCGTAAGAAAATCTTAGAATTATCATTTCATTTTGGTATGAATTATAACTACAAAGTtatctataatataatatgcaTAATCTTTAAAAAGTTTGTCAATGATATAAAAGAAATCTTCCAATATGCTAATATTATTGCACCTACAAATTCAGTTTTTAGAGAGACGTAACCATTTAATATTAGTACTTGCTAATagttatgtatttatttatgtaCTCACAGACACTTATCAATATTTTGTTAGTGATATTTTTCATGAGAACATACCTTATGCAGaaatcatatatacatatattgaacCTTGATAAAAGTATTACTAGCACTTGGTAGCACATTAGTATCACGTCGTATACGACGGTGATTAGTAGAAGTTCTATTTGACAAAAGAAAACATGGATCGTCTTGACGTTAGTTTGTTATGGAAATTATGGTTAATCAGTGTAATAATAGTGAATTGTAATGCTGCCGTAGCAAAGGAACCATATCAAAGTCAAATACCTACACAAGGATTGTATAATACTAGTGATAATGTCGTTATTTTAAACGTTACTAATTTTAAGTCATCCGTTtacgaagatacaaagggttGGTTAGTTGAATTTTACAACAGTTGGTGTGGTTACTGTCTTCGATTTGCACCGATGTGGAAAGATTTTGCTAATGATATTTACGGTAAGTAAATACGGTAAGTAAAGTCAATTTTAacgattataaaataattaacaattcACATAAAAATGTATCACTATCGCATAACTTATTTATTCGTATG of the Bombus affinis isolate iyBomAffi1 chromosome 6, iyBomAffi1.2, whole genome shotgun sequence genome contains:
- the LOC126917607 gene encoding transformer-2 protein homolog beta isoform X6, which produces MSDIERSGSRSASPRRPRTADGGLRDSRSHSRSRKSRERKESHRPVKEYSRSRSRSVSRGRKSYRSSKYASAGHRGSSRSRSRSPYRGGRYSRSRSRSYSRSRYSREHDRNIYRSHSRSPMSSRRRHVGNRDNPCPSRCLGVFGLSIFTTEQQIHHIFSKYGPVERVQVVIDAKTGRSRGFCFVYFESSEDAKVAKEQCTGMDIDGRRIRVDFSITQRAHTPTPGIYMGKPTHLHDRGWDGPRRRDYRGSYRRSPSPYYNRRRSRYDRSRSRSYSPRRY
- the LOC126917607 gene encoding transformer-2 protein homolog beta isoform X3, yielding MSDIERSGSRSASPRRPRTADGGLRDSRSHSRSRKSRERKESHRPVKEYSRSRSRSVSRGRKSYRSSKYASAGHRGSSRSRSRSPYRGGRYSRSRSRSYSRSRYSREHDRNIYRSHSRSPMSSRRRHVGNRDNPCPSRCLGVFGLSIFTTEQQIHHIFSKYGPVERVQVVIDAKTGRSRGFCFVYFESSEDAKVAKEQCTGMDIDGRRIRVDFSITQRAHTPTPGIYMGKPTHLHDRGWDGPRRRDSYRGSYRRSPSPYYNRRRSRYDRSRSRSYSPRFESRGIG
- the LOC126917607 gene encoding transformer-2 protein homolog beta isoform X1 — translated: MSDIERSGSRSASPRRPRTADGGLRDSRSHSRSRKSRERKESHRPVKEYSRSRSRSVSRGRKSYRSSKYASAGHRGSSRSRSRSPYRGGRYSRSRSRSYSRSRYSREHDRNIYRSHSRSPMSSRRRHVGNRDNPCPSRCLGVFGLSIFTTEQQIHHIFSKYGPVERVQVVIDAKTGRSRGFCFVYFESSEDAKVAKEQCTGMDIDGRRIRVDFSITQRAHTPTPGIYMGKPTHLHDRGWDGPRRRDSYRGSYRRSPSPYYNRRRSRYDRSRSRSYSPRKFTFCSVTRPNISSLHGYVSPLKIFT
- the LOC126917607 gene encoding transformer-2 protein homolog beta isoform X2; the protein is MSDIERSGSRSASPRRPRTADGGLRDSRSHSRSRKSRERKESHRPVKEYSRSRSRSVSRGRKSYRSSKYASAGHRGSSRSRSRSPYRGGRYSRSRSRSYSRSRYSREHDRNIYRSHSRSPMSSRRRHVGNRDNPCPSRCLGVFGLSIFTTEQQIHHIFSKYGPVERVQVVIDAKTGRSRGFCFVYFESSEDAKVAKEQCTGMDIDGRRIRVDFSITQRAHTPTPGIYMGKPTHLHDRGWDGPRRRDYRGSYRRSPSPYYNRRRSRYDRSRSRSYSPRKFTFCSVTRPNISSLHGYVSPLKIFT
- the LOC126917607 gene encoding transformer-2 protein homolog beta isoform X4; its protein translation is MSDIERSGSRSASPRRPRTADGGLRDSRSHSRSRKSRERKESHRPVKEYSRSRSRSVSRGRKSYRSSKYASAGHRGSSRSRSRSPYRGGRYSRSRSRSYSRSRYSREHDRNIYRSHSRSPMSSRRRHVGNRDNPCPSRCLGVFGLSIFTTEQQIHHIFSKYGPVERVQVVIDAKTGRSRGFCFVYFESSEDAKVAKEQCTGMDIDGRRIRVDFSITQRAHTPTPGIYMGKPTHLHDRGWDGPRRRDYRGSYRRSPSPYYNRRRSRYDRSRSRSYSPRFESRGIG
- the LOC126917607 gene encoding transformer-2 protein homolog beta isoform X5, with the translated sequence MSDIERSGSRSASPRRPRTADGGLRDSRSHSRSRKSRERKESHRPVKEYSRSRSRSVSRGRKSYRSSKYASAGHRGSSRSRSRSPYRGGRYSRSRSRSYSRSRYSREHDRNIYRSHSRSPMSSRRRHVGNRDNPCPSRCLGVFGLSIFTTEQQIHHIFSKYGPVERVQVVIDAKTGRSRGFCFVYFESSEDAKVAKEQCTGMDIDGRRIRVDFSITQRAHTPTPGIYMGKPTHLHDRGWDGPRRRDSYRGSYRRSPSPYYNRRRSRYDRSRSRSYSPRRY